A genomic window from Micromonospora sp. WMMA1947 includes:
- a CDS encoding C40 family peptidase, translating into MALHAPRPSSNRSTDRSSVAPRSRWSRFTTALAALVGTAVVLTGGATAAHAEPSVAEIEAQIDRDWNKLEPVIEQVNAVREQLAARRKQADALGRQIAPLQARVDAALGQVGGLAADAYKGDNLSTVNALLGSRSPGDLVNGLELLDRFAHRQHEQVRSVAALRDELAAKKKPLDEMIAGLARTEAQLAAKKKQIDAEIARLQKLRLKVYGKGGGGPLRPAPCPAGYPGGAAGAAVKFACAQIGKIYVWGAAGPDHFDCSGLTMAAWAKGGVSLPHNARQQHGMTKRISRAELRAGDLVFYYSDLHHVAMYVGDGWVVHASQSGKPITMKRVDDGDINSFGRV; encoded by the coding sequence GTGGCACTCCATGCCCCGCGGCCGTCGTCGAACCGGTCCACCGACCGGTCCAGCGTCGCGCCGCGTTCCCGCTGGTCCCGCTTCACCACCGCCCTCGCCGCGCTGGTCGGCACCGCCGTCGTTCTGACCGGCGGCGCGACTGCGGCACACGCCGAACCCTCGGTCGCCGAGATCGAGGCCCAGATCGACCGCGACTGGAACAAGCTCGAACCGGTCATCGAACAGGTGAACGCCGTACGCGAGCAGCTCGCCGCGCGGCGCAAGCAGGCCGACGCACTCGGCCGGCAGATCGCACCCCTCCAGGCGCGGGTGGACGCCGCCCTCGGCCAGGTCGGCGGGCTCGCCGCCGACGCCTACAAGGGCGACAACCTCTCCACCGTCAACGCGCTGCTGGGCAGCCGCTCGCCGGGTGACCTGGTGAACGGCCTGGAACTGCTCGACCGCTTCGCGCACCGCCAGCACGAGCAGGTGCGCTCCGTCGCCGCGCTGCGCGACGAACTGGCGGCGAAGAAGAAGCCGCTGGACGAGATGATCGCCGGGCTGGCCCGTACCGAGGCCCAGCTCGCGGCGAAGAAGAAGCAGATCGACGCCGAGATCGCCCGGCTGCAGAAGCTGCGGCTCAAGGTGTACGGCAAGGGCGGCGGCGGTCCGCTGCGCCCGGCGCCCTGCCCGGCCGGCTACCCCGGTGGCGCGGCCGGAGCGGCGGTCAAGTTCGCCTGCGCCCAGATCGGCAAGATCTACGTCTGGGGCGCGGCCGGGCCCGACCACTTCGACTGCTCCGGTCTGACCATGGCGGCCTGGGCCAAGGGCGGCGTCTCGCTGCCGCACAACGCACGCCAGCAGCACGGGATGACGAAGCGGATCAGCCGCGCCGAGCTGCGCGCCGGTGACCTTGTCTTCTACTACAGCGACCTGCACCACGTGGCGATGTACGTGGGTGACGGCTGGGTGGTGCACGCCTCCCAGTCCGGCAAGCCCATCACGATGAAGCGCGTCG
- a CDS encoding peptidoglycan recognition family protein produces MLLSAPPSGRRILLAAAVATATALATTGPVTAAPDTSAPASDRQQQYAAAAAEYGVPQNVLLGVSYLESRWDTHPGQPSTSGGYGPMHLTDAAHILATPGSAHVDEDEDPRGDDARPLKLDPATAAAPKRETPLPNASLQTLDAAAALTGLDARTLRTDPAANIRGGAALLASYQKALGGPVGAGTDPAAWYGAVARYSGADTSDAAAAFADEVYDQLGQGASRTTDDGQRVTLAATAATPDRFRLARLGLRNAQRPDGLECPVRLACEWIPAPYEQLSDDPGDYGNHDLADRPKQQKIEYIVIHDTEGYFGPSVDLVKRADYLGWHYTLRSVDGYIAQHIKTKDVGWHAGNWYVNAKSIGLEHEGFAGQGTWYTEAMYRTSAKLVRHLALKFGIPMDRQHIIGHDNVPGITAANVGGMHWDPGPYWDWSHYFDLMKAPFRNTGTPRTGLVTIDPDFATNRPAFTGCNQQPPGVPTPRPPAQPCPSRGSSSVILRTAPSPDAPLVNDLGLRPDGTPDTMYISDHGARASAGQTYALAGRQGDWTAIWYLGQKAWFLNPASAPTAKWATGFVVTPRPGKATIPVYGRAYPEQAAYPDTIPYQTISPLQYTFAAGQRYAVGGVLPGEYYRAVSFDGSAPGDRTVVRGKNKYVQVQFGHRIMFVNLDDVLVLPSPVGTPR; encoded by the coding sequence ATGCTCCTCTCCGCCCCGCCGTCGGGCAGACGGATACTGCTCGCCGCCGCCGTGGCGACAGCCACCGCGCTGGCGACGACCGGCCCGGTGACAGCCGCGCCGGACACGTCCGCGCCCGCGAGCGACAGGCAACAACAATACGCCGCCGCCGCGGCCGAGTACGGCGTACCGCAGAACGTGCTGCTCGGTGTCTCCTATCTGGAATCCCGCTGGGACACCCACCCGGGGCAGCCGAGCACCAGCGGCGGCTACGGCCCGATGCACCTGACCGACGCCGCCCACATCCTCGCCACACCGGGCAGCGCCCACGTCGACGAGGACGAGGACCCGCGCGGCGACGACGCCCGCCCACTGAAGCTCGACCCGGCCACCGCGGCCGCGCCGAAGCGGGAGACCCCGCTGCCGAACGCCTCGCTCCAGACGCTCGACGCGGCAGCCGCGCTCACCGGGCTCGACGCGCGCACGCTGCGGACCGACCCGGCCGCGAACATCCGCGGTGGCGCGGCGCTGCTGGCGTCGTACCAGAAGGCTCTGGGTGGGCCGGTCGGTGCCGGCACCGACCCGGCGGCCTGGTACGGCGCGGTGGCCCGGTACTCCGGCGCGGACACCTCCGACGCCGCGGCGGCCTTCGCCGACGAGGTGTACGACCAGCTCGGCCAGGGCGCGAGCCGGACCACGGACGACGGCCAGCGGGTGACGCTCGCCGCCACCGCCGCGACGCCGGACCGCTTTAGGCTGGCCCGCCTCGGCCTGCGCAACGCGCAGCGGCCGGACGGACTGGAGTGCCCCGTCCGGCTCGCCTGCGAGTGGATTCCGGCGCCCTACGAGCAACTCAGCGACGACCCGGGTGACTACGGCAACCACGACCTGGCCGACCGGCCGAAGCAGCAGAAGATCGAGTACATCGTCATCCACGACACCGAGGGCTACTTCGGCCCGAGCGTCGACCTGGTCAAGCGCGCCGACTACCTGGGCTGGCACTACACGCTGCGCTCGGTGGACGGCTACATCGCCCAGCACATCAAGACCAAGGACGTCGGCTGGCACGCCGGCAACTGGTACGTCAACGCGAAGTCCATCGGCCTGGAGCACGAGGGCTTCGCCGGTCAGGGCACCTGGTACACCGAGGCGATGTACCGCACCTCCGCCAAGCTGGTGCGTCACCTGGCGCTGAAGTTCGGCATCCCGATGGACCGGCAGCACATCATCGGCCACGACAACGTGCCCGGCATCACCGCCGCCAACGTGGGCGGCATGCACTGGGACCCGGGACCGTACTGGGACTGGTCGCACTACTTCGACCTGATGAAGGCGCCGTTCCGCAACACCGGCACGCCCCGTACCGGCCTGGTCACCATCGACCCGGACTTCGCCACCAACCGGCCGGCGTTCACCGGCTGCAACCAGCAGCCGCCGGGCGTCCCGACGCCCCGGCCGCCGGCGCAGCCGTGCCCGTCACGCGGTTCCTCGTCGGTGATCCTGCGGACCGCGCCGAGCCCGGACGCCCCGCTCGTCAACGACCTCGGGCTGCGCCCGGACGGCACGCCGGACACGATGTACATCTCCGACCACGGCGCCCGCGCCTCCGCCGGCCAGACGTACGCGCTCGCCGGCCGGCAGGGCGACTGGACGGCGATCTGGTACCTCGGCCAGAAGGCGTGGTTCCTCAACCCGGCCTCCGCGCCGACCGCCAAGTGGGCCACCGGCTTCGTGGTGACGCCGCGGCCCGGCAAGGCCACCATCCCGGTGTACGGGCGGGCCTACCCGGAGCAGGCCGCCTACCCGGACACCATCCCGTACCAGACCATCTCACCGCTGCAGTACACGTTCGCCGCCGGCCAGCGGTACGCGGTGGGCGGGGTGCTGCCCGGCGAGTACTACCGGGCGGTCTCGTTCGACGGTTCGGCACCGGGTGACCGGACCGTGGTCCGCGGCAAGAACAAGTACGTGCAGGTCCAGTTCGGTCACCGGATCATGTTCGTGAACCTGGACGACGTGCTTGTGCTGCCGTCCCCGGTCGGCACGCCGCGCTGA
- a CDS encoding C40 family peptidase — MATTPPQRHAPSAPPGRRAGFQRVVRRLVTLVAAAAVGAGMLTAPAHAAPSVDEIDAQIDKQWEQLEPTIEQFNKVRSQLRANQKKSKALKDKMVPLELASTLAMNKVGDIAARYYIQGPSQELGALLVNTKPGTLAEQLVMLDRIADDQRRQIAGVLKVRDEYNKQKEKLDALIALEIKQQNDLAAKKKQIDSEIKRLTAMLPVTSIRPAGCPKIDGVVSSAARTAIKTACAQVGDPYVWGATGPNSFDCSGLTQYAYKAAGISLTHFTGAQWNEGRRVSRSEARPGDLVFFGSDLHHVGLYLGNGVMVHAPRTGKPVQVSSINTQPLAGFVRVS, encoded by the coding sequence GTGGCAACCACGCCCCCTCAACGTCACGCCCCGAGCGCTCCACCCGGCCGGCGGGCCGGGTTCCAACGGGTGGTACGCCGTCTGGTCACCCTGGTCGCGGCCGCCGCGGTCGGCGCCGGCATGCTGACGGCCCCGGCGCACGCGGCGCCGTCGGTGGACGAGATCGACGCGCAGATCGACAAGCAGTGGGAGCAGCTCGAACCCACCATCGAGCAGTTCAACAAGGTCCGCTCGCAGCTCCGCGCCAACCAGAAGAAGTCCAAGGCGCTGAAGGACAAGATGGTGCCGCTGGAGCTCGCCTCCACGCTCGCCATGAACAAGGTCGGCGACATCGCGGCCCGGTACTACATCCAGGGCCCGTCGCAGGAGCTGGGCGCGCTGCTGGTGAACACCAAGCCGGGCACGCTGGCCGAGCAGCTGGTCATGCTGGACCGGATCGCCGACGACCAGCGCCGCCAGATCGCCGGTGTGCTCAAGGTGCGCGACGAGTACAACAAGCAGAAGGAAAAGCTCGACGCGCTGATCGCGCTGGAGATCAAGCAGCAGAACGACCTCGCGGCGAAGAAGAAGCAGATCGACTCGGAGATCAAGCGGCTGACCGCCATGCTCCCGGTGACCTCGATCCGCCCGGCGGGCTGCCCCAAGATCGACGGCGTGGTGAGCAGCGCCGCGCGGACCGCCATCAAGACGGCGTGCGCCCAGGTCGGCGACCCGTACGTGTGGGGCGCCACCGGCCCGAATTCGTTCGACTGCTCCGGCCTCACCCAGTACGCGTACAAGGCGGCCGGCATCTCGCTGACCCACTTCACCGGCGCCCAGTGGAACGAGGGCCGCAGGGTCTCCCGTTCCGAGGCACGCCCCGGTGACCTGGTGTTCTTCGGCTCCGACCTGCATCACGTCGGGCTCTATCTCGGCAACGGGGTGATGGTGCACGCGCCCCGTACCGGTAAACCGGTCCAGGTGTCGAGCATCAACACCCAGCCACTGGCCGGTTTCGTCCGGGTCAGCTGA
- a CDS encoding hemolysin family protein, whose protein sequence is MPELLLAVVLLLGNAFFVGSEFALIASRRTVIEPLAATSKRARLALAAMNQIPLMIAGAQLGITVCSLGLGAIAEPALAHLLEPAFAAIALPASAVHPVSFVIALAVVVFLHTVVGEMVPKNITLAGPEPSALWLGPAMLAFCLATKPLLLTMKWASRQVLRWWRVEATDAVKTVFTAEELAGLVSQARTEGLLDAEEHARITGALALHSRTAADALQPWSTVTTVAEDVSPASLEVLATRTGRSRFPVVQRATRRVLGFVHVKDVLGYAGASRRAPVPADIYRPLAVVPPDRTLADLLLAMRRERRHMVLVSDGRRPMGVVTLDDVLTAIVGR, encoded by the coding sequence GTGCCTGAACTCCTCCTGGCAGTGGTTCTGCTGCTCGGCAACGCCTTCTTCGTGGGCAGCGAGTTCGCGCTGATCGCCTCCCGGCGTACGGTGATCGAACCGCTGGCGGCGACGTCGAAGCGGGCCCGGCTGGCGCTGGCGGCGATGAACCAGATCCCGCTGATGATCGCCGGGGCGCAGCTCGGCATCACCGTGTGCTCACTCGGCCTCGGCGCGATCGCCGAGCCGGCACTCGCCCACCTGCTGGAGCCGGCGTTCGCCGCTATCGCGCTGCCCGCCTCGGCGGTGCACCCGGTGTCGTTCGTCATCGCGCTGGCGGTGGTGGTGTTCCTGCACACCGTGGTCGGCGAGATGGTGCCGAAGAACATCACCCTGGCCGGTCCGGAGCCGTCGGCGCTCTGGCTCGGCCCGGCCATGCTGGCGTTCTGCCTGGCCACCAAACCGCTGCTGCTGACGATGAAGTGGGCGTCCCGGCAGGTGCTGCGGTGGTGGCGGGTGGAGGCGACCGACGCGGTGAAGACCGTGTTCACGGCCGAGGAACTGGCCGGCCTGGTGTCGCAGGCGCGTACCGAGGGGTTGCTGGACGCCGAGGAGCACGCCCGGATCACCGGCGCGCTGGCCCTGCACAGCCGTACCGCGGCGGACGCGCTGCAGCCCTGGTCCACGGTGACCACGGTGGCCGAGGACGTCTCACCGGCGTCGCTGGAGGTGCTGGCGACCCGTACCGGCCGGTCCCGCTTCCCGGTGGTGCAGCGGGCCACCCGCCGGGTGCTCGGTTTCGTGCACGTGAAGGACGTGCTCGGGTACGCCGGGGCGAGCCGCCGGGCACCGGTGCCGGCCGACATCTACCGGCCGCTGGCGGTGGTGCCACCGGACCGTACGCTCGCCGATCTGCTGCTCGCGATGCGCCGCGAACGCCGCCACATGGTGCTGGTCAGCGACGGACGCCGGCCGATGGGTGTGGTGACGCTCGACGACGTATTGACAGCCATCGTCGGAAGATGA
- a CDS encoding hemolysin family protein: MPLVGFVLLTAGNAFFVAAEFALVTVDRAEIDRRADEGDGRAVTVRRALRELSFQLSGAQLGITLTALLTGYLAEPALARIFAPLLHPLGGAERFSGLLALALATLISMLFGELVPKNLALARPMPAALATAAPMRAFSRTFGWLIRLLNESANRLVRRLGVEPQEELASARSPEELGLLAAISARAGALPPDTAMLLRRTIRFGDKRAAEAMTPRVDVTALRATATVAELLEASRLTGRTRFPVYEETLDLVTGVAGVPDALGVPLAHRAATTVASVAREPVYVPESLNLNGVLAALKAAGADLAIVVDEYGGTDGVVTVEDLVEELVGEIADEFDPDAVDGFGPAELTVPGGERTVLTDGVLRADELVEQTGFRLPDGPYETLGGFLMARLGHIPLPGETVDEAGYEFTVVEVDRHRIEQVRVVRPEEPDDGA, encoded by the coding sequence TTGCCACTGGTCGGTTTCGTGCTGCTGACCGCCGGCAACGCCTTCTTCGTCGCGGCCGAGTTCGCCCTGGTCACCGTCGACCGGGCGGAGATCGACAGGCGGGCCGACGAAGGCGACGGCCGGGCCGTCACGGTCCGCCGCGCGCTGCGTGAGTTGTCCTTTCAGCTCTCCGGCGCGCAGCTCGGGATCACGCTCACCGCGTTGCTCACCGGCTACCTGGCCGAGCCCGCCCTGGCCCGGATCTTCGCGCCGCTGCTGCATCCGCTCGGCGGCGCGGAACGCTTCTCCGGCCTGCTCGCGCTGGCGCTGGCCACGCTCATCTCGATGCTGTTCGGCGAGCTGGTGCCGAAGAACCTGGCGCTGGCCCGCCCGATGCCCGCGGCGCTCGCCACCGCCGCGCCGATGCGAGCCTTCTCCCGCACGTTCGGCTGGCTGATCCGGCTGCTGAACGAATCCGCGAACCGGCTGGTGCGCCGCCTCGGCGTGGAGCCGCAGGAGGAGCTGGCGAGCGCCCGTTCCCCGGAGGAGTTGGGGTTGCTCGCCGCCATCTCGGCCCGGGCCGGCGCGCTGCCGCCGGACACCGCGATGCTGCTGCGCCGCACCATCCGTTTCGGCGACAAGCGGGCGGCCGAGGCGATGACACCCCGGGTGGACGTCACCGCGCTGCGCGCCACCGCGACGGTGGCGGAGTTGCTGGAGGCGTCCCGGCTGACCGGCCGGACCCGGTTCCCGGTCTACGAGGAGACGCTCGACCTCGTCACCGGCGTCGCCGGGGTACCCGACGCGCTGGGGGTGCCGCTGGCCCACCGGGCCGCCACCACCGTCGCCTCGGTGGCCCGGGAACCGGTGTACGTCCCGGAGAGCCTGAACCTGAACGGGGTGCTGGCCGCGCTGAAGGCCGCCGGGGCGGACCTGGCGATAGTGGTGGACGAGTACGGCGGCACCGACGGCGTGGTGACTGTGGAAGACCTCGTGGAGGAGCTGGTCGGGGAGATCGCCGACGAGTTCGACCCGGACGCGGTGGACGGCTTCGGGCCGGCGGAGCTGACAGTGCCCGGCGGCGAGCGAACGGTCCTGACCGACGGTGTGCTGCGCGCCGACGAGCTGGTCGAGCAGACCGGGTTCCGGCTGCCCGACGGGCCGTACGAGACGCTCGGCGGGTTCCTCATGGCGCGGCTCGGCCACATCCCGCTGCCCGGCGAGACGGTCGACGAGGCCGGCTACGAGTTCACTGTGGTGGAGGTCGACCGGCACCGGATCGAGCAGGTGCGGGTGGTACGCCCCGAGGAGCCCGACGACGGTGCCTGA
- a CDS encoding GPP34 family phosphoprotein: MDGLLLTDELVLLAYDDDGANRLGSPHLGYGLAGAVLLELALAGRVEVVDKRLVVTDPAPTGVPLLDEALATVGSGRPRKPKDWIGKLARGLPDRVLGGLVDAGILRRESDRVLLVFPRTRYPSPTGAEPAVETAARERMATALTTDGPVDARTAALLTLTRAVGLDRKIFREMPKERVKARIEEIAAGDWASAATRKAIEEMQAALMVAMTAGTSAAIMTTTTS, encoded by the coding sequence ATGGACGGCCTGCTGCTCACCGACGAACTGGTCCTGCTCGCCTACGACGACGACGGCGCGAACCGGCTCGGCAGTCCGCACCTCGGCTACGGCCTCGCCGGGGCGGTGCTGCTGGAACTGGCTCTGGCCGGCCGGGTGGAGGTGGTGGACAAGCGGCTCGTGGTCACCGATCCCGCGCCGACCGGCGTACCGCTGCTGGACGAGGCGCTGGCGACTGTGGGGTCCGGCCGCCCCCGCAAGCCGAAGGACTGGATCGGCAAGCTCGCCAGGGGCCTACCGGACCGGGTGCTCGGCGGGCTCGTCGACGCCGGAATCCTGCGCCGGGAGTCCGACCGGGTGCTGCTGGTCTTCCCGCGTACCCGCTATCCCTCGCCGACCGGCGCGGAGCCGGCGGTGGAGACCGCGGCCCGGGAGCGGATGGCGACGGCGCTCACCACCGACGGCCCGGTCGACGCCCGGACCGCCGCGCTGCTCACGCTGACCCGCGCGGTCGGCCTCGACCGCAAGATCTTCCGCGAGATGCCGAAGGAGCGGGTCAAGGCGCGCATCGAGGAGATCGCCGCCGGTGACTGGGCGTCGGCCGCCACCAGGAAGGCGATCGAGGAGATGCAGGCCGCGCTGATGGTCGCGATGACGGCCGGGACGAGCGCCGCCATCATGACCACCACGACCAGCTGA
- a CDS encoding (Fe-S)-binding protein, whose product MGSVQIVTTILAAAITAVAVWLAVRAVMQMTAVIRLGQPAPERFGDKGARTKKMLVETAGHTRMLKWSVVGAAHWFVMVGFIVLSLLVLEAYFEVVSTGGGLPIIGHWTIFGLVTEWIGILGLVGILVLMAIRLRNRPGRAENRSRFTGSTMWQGYFVEWVVLLVLIFGFVIRGFKVATDHFEYPVWAAPLSHAVGSVLPNWEAGVSVAALIKICISMTWLIVISLNVTMGVAWHRFLAFPNIFFKRDPEKAAGSGLGPLRPMTSEGKPLDFEEADPEKDQFGVAQVEQFSWKGLLDFSTCTECGRCQSQCPAWNTGKPLSPKLLVLSLRDHAYAKAPYLLAGGGKDLTGEEKATEAQLAHMDVLALAEADRPLIGTAEEGGVIDPDVLWSCTTCGACVEQCPVDIEHVDHIVDMRRYQVLIESSFPSEAGVMLRNLENKGNPWGAPQNTREDWTKGLGFEVPRVGEVDDFEYLFWVGCAGAFEDRAKKTTRAVATLLNEAGVKFAILGEGETCSGDPARRIGNEFVFQMLAQQNVETLNEAFEGREKSKRKIVATCPHCFNTLGNEYGQLGGEFEVVHHTQLLAHLVSAGKLTPVQPVDGGVTYHDPCYLGRHNRIFAAPREVLGDSIQGELTEMPRNSERSFCCGAGGARMWMEEKIGKRINVDRVEEAMATGAKTIAVGCPFCSTMLNDGVNGKGAGEDVEVVDVASVLLRSVKPEAPAGEPEVAPTAS is encoded by the coding sequence ATGGGCAGCGTCCAGATCGTCACCACGATCCTCGCGGCCGCCATCACCGCCGTTGCGGTGTGGCTCGCGGTACGCGCGGTCATGCAGATGACCGCCGTCATCCGGCTCGGCCAACCTGCGCCGGAACGGTTCGGCGACAAGGGCGCGCGTACGAAGAAGATGCTGGTGGAGACCGCCGGTCACACCCGCATGCTCAAGTGGAGCGTGGTCGGCGCGGCCCACTGGTTCGTGATGGTCGGCTTCATCGTGCTGTCGCTGCTGGTGCTGGAGGCCTACTTCGAAGTGGTCTCCACCGGCGGCGGCCTGCCGATCATCGGGCACTGGACGATCTTCGGTCTGGTCACCGAGTGGATCGGCATCCTCGGCCTGGTCGGGATTCTGGTGCTGATGGCGATCCGGCTGCGCAACCGGCCGGGCCGCGCGGAGAACCGGTCCCGGTTCACCGGCTCGACCATGTGGCAGGGCTACTTCGTCGAGTGGGTCGTCCTGCTGGTCCTGATCTTCGGGTTCGTGATCCGGGGCTTCAAGGTCGCCACCGACCACTTCGAGTACCCGGTCTGGGCCGCCCCGCTCAGCCATGCGGTCGGTTCGGTGCTCCCGAACTGGGAGGCCGGCGTCAGTGTGGCCGCCCTCATCAAGATCTGCATTTCGATGACCTGGCTCATCGTGATCTCGCTGAACGTCACCATGGGCGTGGCCTGGCACCGCTTCCTGGCCTTCCCGAACATCTTCTTCAAGCGCGACCCGGAGAAGGCGGCCGGCTCCGGTCTCGGCCCGCTGCGCCCGATGACCAGCGAGGGCAAGCCGCTCGACTTCGAGGAGGCCGACCCGGAGAAGGACCAGTTCGGTGTCGCCCAGGTCGAGCAGTTCAGCTGGAAGGGCCTGCTCGACTTCAGCACCTGCACCGAGTGCGGCCGCTGCCAGTCGCAGTGCCCCGCCTGGAACACCGGCAAGCCGCTGTCGCCGAAGCTGCTGGTGCTGAGCCTGCGCGACCACGCGTACGCCAAGGCGCCGTACCTGCTGGCCGGTGGCGGCAAGGACCTCACCGGCGAGGAGAAGGCCACCGAGGCGCAGCTCGCCCACATGGACGTGCTGGCCCTGGCCGAGGCGGACCGGCCGCTGATCGGCACCGCCGAGGAGGGCGGTGTCATCGACCCGGACGTGCTCTGGTCCTGCACCACCTGCGGCGCCTGCGTCGAGCAGTGCCCGGTCGACATCGAGCACGTGGACCACATCGTCGACATGCGCCGCTACCAGGTGCTGATCGAGTCGAGCTTCCCGTCCGAGGCCGGCGTCATGCTCCGCAACCTCGAGAACAAGGGCAACCCGTGGGGTGCCCCGCAGAACACCCGCGAGGACTGGACCAAGGGCCTCGGGTTCGAGGTGCCGCGCGTCGGCGAGGTCGACGACTTCGAGTACCTGTTCTGGGTCGGCTGCGCCGGCGCGTTCGAGGACCGGGCCAAGAAGACCACCCGCGCGGTCGCCACGCTGCTCAACGAGGCGGGCGTCAAGTTCGCCATCCTCGGTGAGGGCGAGACCTGCTCCGGTGACCCGGCCCGGCGGATCGGCAACGAGTTCGTCTTCCAGATGCTCGCCCAGCAGAACGTCGAGACGCTCAACGAGGCGTTCGAGGGCCGGGAGAAGAGCAAGCGCAAGATCGTCGCCACCTGCCCGCACTGCTTCAACACCCTGGGCAACGAGTACGGCCAGCTCGGCGGCGAGTTCGAGGTGGTCCACCACACCCAGCTGCTGGCCCACCTGGTCAGCGCCGGCAAGCTCACCCCGGTCCAGCCGGTCGACGGCGGCGTGACCTACCACGACCCGTGCTACCTGGGCCGTCACAACCGGATCTTCGCCGCTCCGCGTGAGGTGCTCGGCGATTCGATCCAGGGCGAGCTGACCGAGATGCCGCGCAACAGCGAGCGCTCCTTCTGCTGCGGCGCCGGCGGTGCCCGGATGTGGATGGAGGAGAAGATCGGCAAGCGGATCAACGTGGACCGGGTCGAGGAGGCCATGGCCACCGGTGCGAAGACCATCGCGGTCGGCTGCCCGTTCTGCTCGACGATGCTCAACGACGGCGTGAACGGCAAGGGCGCCGGCGAGGACGTCGAGGTGGTCGACGTGGCGAGCGTGCTGCTGCGCTCGGTCAAGCCCGAGGCCCCGGCCGGTGAGCCGGAGGTCGCGCCGACCGCGAGCTGA
- a CDS encoding cell division protein CrgA has translation MPKSQVRKKKVYTPPTDVRPTATASTRKPSPIWLPFTAVSLIVVGIGWLVVYYLSEQAYPVASWGYWNLAVGFGAMVSSLILLSRWR, from the coding sequence GTGCCCAAGTCTCAGGTCCGCAAGAAGAAGGTGTACACCCCGCCGACGGACGTACGTCCGACGGCGACGGCGTCGACGCGCAAGCCTAGCCCGATCTGGCTGCCGTTCACGGCGGTCTCGTTGATCGTGGTGGGCATCGGCTGGCTGGTGGTCTACTACCTGTCCGAGCAGGCGTACCCGGTCGCCAGTTGGGGTTACTGGAACCTCGCCGTGGGCTTCGGCGCGATGGTCTCGTCGCTGATCCTGCTCTCCCGCTGGCGCTGA
- a CDS encoding DUF881 domain-containing protein, translating to MEYTSGAASWQKVLRRAAAALLPRRARQRRAGWSVGVPLIAAAAGLLFTTTATTAGGTSLREDRRPQLTQLIEDRREEVAASEAKAARLRAEVEEQTAALAGADGPIKTERDRAAASRQGAGFTALTGNGVTVELNDADRRPDQPLPKGASNDDLVVHQGDVQAVVNALWAGGAEAMSIMNVRVLSTSAVRCVGNTLLLHGRVYSPPFKIVAIGDPAELQRALAASEGVRVFKEVAEHYQLGYVERVSTVTVPAFEDSTALQSATVPR from the coding sequence GTGGAGTACACGTCCGGCGCCGCCTCCTGGCAGAAGGTCCTCCGCCGCGCGGCAGCCGCCCTGCTGCCCCGGCGCGCACGCCAGCGCCGCGCGGGCTGGTCCGTCGGCGTACCCCTGATCGCCGCCGCGGCCGGTCTGCTCTTCACCACGACCGCCACCACCGCTGGTGGCACCTCCCTGCGTGAGGACCGCCGGCCCCAGCTCACCCAGCTGATCGAGGACCGCCGTGAGGAGGTCGCCGCCAGCGAGGCGAAGGCCGCCCGGCTCCGCGCCGAGGTGGAGGAGCAGACCGCCGCGCTCGCCGGTGCCGACGGGCCGATCAAGACCGAACGGGACCGGGCCGCCGCGAGCCGGCAGGGCGCCGGCTTCACCGCGCTGACCGGCAACGGCGTGACAGTCGAGCTGAACGACGCCGACCGCCGGCCCGACCAGCCGCTGCCGAAGGGCGCCAGCAACGACGACCTGGTGGTGCACCAAGGCGACGTGCAGGCGGTCGTCAACGCGCTCTGGGCCGGTGGCGCCGAGGCCATGTCAATCATGAACGTCCGCGTCCTGAGCACCAGCGCGGTACGCTGCGTCGGTAACACCCTGCTGCTGCACGGCCGGGTGTACTCCCCTCCTTTCAAGATCGTGGCAATCGGCGATCCCGCGGAACTCCAGCGGGCGCTCGCCGCCTCTGAGGGAGTGCGGGTGTTCAAGGAAGTGGCCGAGCACTACCAGCTCGGGTATGTCGAGCGCGTCTCCACAGTCACCGTGCCGGCGTTCGAGGACTCCACCGCGTTGCAGTCGGCGACGGTGCCCCGGTGA